One genomic region from Amblyraja radiata isolate CabotCenter1 chromosome 47, sAmbRad1.1.pri, whole genome shotgun sequence encodes:
- the LOC116968885 gene encoding perforin-1-like, producing MASSVCGTGTAKECNVATPMPGVEMVGEGFDVVHMRGTGTWVVDTRSWQLPDGGCTLCHNDQLEGKRQRLPQAVKHWHSATDCRRYLSGQTFNSAGEVSASESSGLDSSWSSHLDVANKDMSAVVSAAGSLSQQTEFARQKASSDRYSFSRLSFSCRLYKARLGHQPPLHPHLEQLLRTLPSTGGTSEADFLYSSFLRTFGTHYVVAVDLGGAYTDLTALRTCQIALNGQTLDEVKDCLKSEVLKKMTGKVDSDTKVDSDTKGPNCNQDRSKMEGKLTFHQTYSERLTEVTGGSPGSMDNLFNPSSSSDSFYLSSNSSLSTSSDSSPSSISNPPSKDSLPSSNFVFTSDDSSDPDSPSNSKHSSISSSSSNSLPSSDTDSSSPGGSSAYTSWLASLPAHPGVLRRTLEPLHLLLPSKDPRRDLLKAAIARHLLQAGGEAMKNQCPGVGTEPCPAGGRTDPSRPCSCRCQGQPGLSAACCPLRRRWGTLQVEVQRARGLWGDWLSQTDAYVRLRVGPAGGGADIAAASTDVISDNNPVWNVTLDLGQVSLAASDTELTVEVWDSNSFWADALLGSCQVHLSSGHRDHVCDLKHGSLTYSHTLTCGPHLGGDLCQEYMPGR from the exons atggCCTCCAGCGTGTGCGGGACAGGTACGGCCAAAGAGTGCAATGTGGCGACCCCGATGCCGGGGGTGGAGATGGTGGGCGAGGGCTTTGACGTGGTCCACATGCGTGGGACGGGCACCTGGGTGGTGGATACCCGGTCCTGGCAGCTGCCGGATGGGGGCTGCACACTGTGCCACAACGATCAGCTGGAGGGCAAGCGTCAGCGGCTGCCCCAAGCCGTGAAACACTGGCATTCGGCGACGGACTGTCGGCGTTACCTGTCCGGCCAGACCTTCAATTCAGCGGGGGAGGTAAGCGCGTCggagagcagcgggctggacagcAGCTGGAGCTCCCACCTGGACGTGGCGAACAAGGATATGTCTGCCGTGGTCTCTGCTGCCGGCTCGCTCTCCCAGCAGACCGAATTTGCCCGGCAGAAGGCCTCCAGCGACCGCTACAGTTTCAGCCGCCTGTCCTTCAGCTGCCGCCTATACAAGGCGCGGTTGGGCCACCAGCCACCACTGCATCCGCACCTGGAGCAGCTCCTGCGCACCCTGCCCAGTACCGGTGGCACCAGCGAAGCCGACTTCCTCTACAGCAGCTTTCTGCGCACCTTCGGCACCCACTATGTGGTGGCCGTAGACCTGGGTGGCGCCTACACTGACCTCACCGCCCTCCGCACCTGCCAGATCGCCCTCAACGGGCAAACCCTGGATGAG GTGAAAGACTGCCTGAAGTCGGAGGTGCTGAAGAAGATGACGGGCAAGGTGGACTCTGACACCAAGGTGGACTCTGACACCAAGGGGCCAAACTGCAACCAAGACCGCAGCAAGATGGAGGGCAAGCTGACCTTCCACCAGACCTACAGCGAACGCCTCACGGAGGTGACGGGCGGCAGCCCAGGCAGCATGGACAACCTCTtcaacccctcttcctcctctgaCTCCTTCTACCTCTCCTCCaattcctccctctctacctcctctgattcctccccctcctccatctccaacCCCCCCTCCAAAGACTCCTTACCTTCCTCCAACTTCGTCTTTACCTCCGATGACTCTTCTGACCCAGACTCTCCCTCCAACTCCAAACattcctccatctcctcctcctcctccaactcCCTACCTTCCTCTGACACCGACTCCTCTTCCCCCGGCGGCTCTTCGGCCTACACCTCCTGGCTAGCCTCGCTGCCCGCGCACCCTGGGGTGCTGCGCCGCACCCTGGAGCCGCTCCACCTGCTCCTGCCCTCCAAAGACCCGCGGCGGGATCTGCTGAAGGCGGCCATCGCCCGCCACCTCCTGCAGGCGGGAGGGGAGGCGATGAAGAATCAATGCCCCGGGGTCGGGACCGAGCCGTGCCCGGCGGGCGGCCGCACTGACCCGAGTAGGCCCTGCAGCTGCCGTTGCCAGGGGCAACCGGGGTTGAGCGCCGCCTGCTGCCCCCTCCGGCGGCGCTGGGGGACGCTGCAGGTGGAGGTCCAGCGGGCTCGCGGGCTGTGGGGCGACTGGTTGTCGCAGACCGACGCCTATGTGCGCCTGCGCGTGGGGCCGGCGGGAGGCGGGGCCGACATCGCCGCCGCGTCCACCGACGTCATTTCGGACAACAACCCCGTGTGGAACGTCACCCTGGACCTGGGCCAGGTGAGTCTGGCCGCCAGCGACACCGAGCTCACCGTCGAGGTGTGGGACAGCAACAGCTTCTGGGCCGACGCGCTGCTCGGCTCGTGCCAGGTGCACCTGTCCTCCGGCCACCGCGACCACGTGTGTGACCTGAAGCACGGTAGCCTCACCTACTCGCACACCCTCACCTGTGGCCCACACCTGGGCGGCGACCTGTGCCAGGAGTACATGCCCGGCAGATGA
- the LOC116968884 gene encoding perforin-1-like — protein MASSVCGTGTAKECNVATPMPGVEMVGEGFDVVHMRGTGTWVVDTRSWQLPDGGCTLCHNDQLEGKRQRLPQAVKHWHSATDCRRYLSGQTFNSAGEVSASESSGLDSSWSSHLDVANKDMSAVVSAAGSLSQQTEFARQKASSDRYSFSRLSFSCRLYKARLGHQPPLHPHLEQLLRTLPSTGGTSEADFLYSSFLRTFGTHYVVAVDLGGAYTDLTALRTCQIALNGQTLDEVKDCLKSEVLKKMTGKVDSDTKVDSDTKGPNCNQDRSKMEGKLTFHQTYSERLTEVTGGSPGSMDNLFNPSSSSDSFYLSSNSSLSTSSDSSPSSISNPPSKDSLSSSNFVFTSDDSSDPDSPSNSKHSSISSSSNSLPSSDTDSSSPGGSSAYTSWLASLPAHPGVLRRTLEPLHLLLPSKDPRRDLLKAAIARHLLQAGGEAMKNQCPGVGTEPCPAGGRTDPSRPCSCRCQGQPGLSAACCPLRRRWGTLQVEVQRARGLWGDWLSQTDAYVRLRVGPAGGGADIATGSTDVISDNNPVWNVTLHLGQVSLAASDTELTVEVWDSNSFWADALLGSCQVHLSSGHRDHVCSLKHGSLNYSHTLTCGPHLGGDLCQEYMPGRWPTLSNWEFLDIATGSTDVISDNNPVWNVTLDLGQVSLAASNTELTVEVWDSNSFWADALLGSCQVHLSSGHRDHVCDLKHGSLTYSLTLTCGPHLGGDLCQEYMPGR, from the exons atggCCTCCAGCGTGTGCGGGACAGGTACGGCCAAAGAGTGCAATGTGGCGACCCCGATGCCGGGGGTGGAGATGGTGGGCGAGGGCTTTGACGTGGTCCACATGCGTGGGACGGGCACCTGGGTGGTGGATACCCGGTCCTGGCAGCTGCCGGATGGGGGCTGCACACTGTGCCACAACGATCAGCTGGAGGGCAAGCGTCAGCGGCTGCCCCAAGCCGTGAAACACTGGCATTCGGCGACGGACTGTCGGCGTTACCTGTCCGGCCAGACCTTCAATTCAGCGGGGGAGGTAAGCGCGTCggagagcagcgggctggacagcAGCTGGAGCTCCCACCTGGACGTGGCGAACAAGGATATGTCTGCCGTGGTCTCTGCTGCCGGCTCGCTCTCCCAGCAGACCGAATTTGCCCGGCAGAAGGCCTCCAGCGACCGCTACAGTTTCAGCCGCCTGTCCTTCAGCTGCCGCCTATACAAGGCGCGGTTGGGCCACCAGCCACCACTGCATCCGCACCTGGAGCAGCTCCTGCGCACCCTGCCCAGTACCGGTGGCACCAGCGAAGCCGACTTCCTCTACAGCAGCTTTCTGCGCACCTTCGGCACCCACTATGTGGTGGCCGTAGACCTGGGTGGCGCCTACACTGACCTCACCGCCCTCCGCACCTGCCAGATCGCCCTCAACGGGCAAACCCTGGATGAG GTGAAAGACTGCCTGAAGTCGGAGGTGCTGAAGAAGATGACGGGCAAGGTGGACTCTGACACCAAGGTGGACTCTGACACCAAGGGGCCAAACTGCAACCAAGACCGCAGCAAGATGGAGGGCAAGCTGACCTTCCACCAGACCTACAGCGAACGCCTCACGGAGGTGACGGGCGGCAGCCCAGGCAGCATGGACAACCTCTtcaacccctcttcctcctctgaCTCCTTCTACCTCTCCTCCaattcctccctctctacctcctctgattcctccccctcctccatctccaacCCCCCCTCCAAAGACTCCTTATCTTCCTCCAACTTCGTCTTTACCTCCGATGACTCTTCTGACCCAGACTCTCCCTCCAACTCCAAACattcctccatctcctcctcctccaactCCCTACCTTCCTCTGACACCGACTCCTCTTCCCCCGGCGGCTCTTCGGCCTACACCTCCTGGTTAGCCTCGCTGCCCGCGCACCCTGGGGTGCTGCGCCGCACCCTGGAGCCGCTCCACCTGCTCCTGCCCTCCAAAGACCCGCGGCGGGATCTGCTGAAGGCGGCCATCGCCCGCCACCTCCTGCAGGCGGGAGGGGAGGCGATGAAGAATCAATGCCCCGGGGTCGGGACCGAGCCGTGCCCGGCGGGCGGCCGCACTGACCCGAGTAGGCCCTGCAGCTGCCGTTGCCAGGGGCAACCGGGGTTGAGCGCCGCCTGCTGCCCCCTCCGGCGGCGCTGGGGGACGCTGCAGGTGGAGGTCCAGCGGGCTCGCGGGCTGTGGGGCGACTGGTTGTCGCAGACCGACGCCTATGTGCGCCTGCGCGTGGGGCCGGCGGGAGGCGGGGCCGACATCGCCACCGGGTCCACCGACGTCATTTCGGACAACAACCCCGTGTGGAACGTCACCCTGCACCTGGGCCAGGTGAGTCTGGCCGCCAGCGACACCGAGCTCACCGTCGAGGTGTGGGACAGCAACAGCTTCTGGGCCGACGCGCTGCTCGGCTCGTGCCAGGTGCACCTGTCCTCCGGCCACCGCGACCACGTGTGTAGCCTGAAGCACGGTAGCCTCAACTACTCGCACACCCTCACCTGTGGCCCACACCTGGGCGGCGACCTGTGCCAGGAGTACATGCCCGGCAGATG GCCAACACTGAGCAACTGGGAATTTCTGGACATCGCCACCGGGTCCACCGACGTCATTTCGGACAACAACCCCGTGTGGAACGTCACCCTGGACCTGGGCCAGGTGAGTCTGGCCGCCAGCAACACCGAGCTCACCGTCGAGGTGTGGGACAGCAACAGCTTCTGGGCCGACGCGCTGCTCGGCTCGTGCCAGGTGCACCTGTCCTCCGGCCACCGCGACCACGTGTGTGACCTGAAGCACGGTAGCCTCACCTACTCGCTCACCCTCACCTGTGGCCCACACCTGGGCGGCGACCTGTGCCAGGAGTACATGCCCGGCAGATGA
- the LOC116968883 gene encoding perforin-1-like, translating into MAARCWCPPLLLISLLLLAPRVASSVCGTGTAKECNVATPMPGVEMVGEGFDVVHMRGTGTWVVDTRSWQLPDGGCTLCHNDQLEGKRQRLPQAVKHWHSATDCRRYLSGQTFNSSGGGKRTELPGGKASSAATVSAACPSAAAVQGAVGATSHHSIRTWSSSCAPCPLPCTSEADFLYSSFLRTFGTPYVVAVDLGGAYTDLTALRTCQIALNGQTLDEVKDCLKSEVLKKMTGKVDSDTKVDSDTKGPNCNQDRSKMEGKLTFHQTYSERLTEVTGGSPGSMDNLFNPSSSSDSFYLSSNSSLSTSSDSSPSSSSSISNPPSKDSLPSSNFVFTSDDSSDPDSPSNSKHSSISSSSNSLPSSDTDSSSPGGSSAYTSWLASLPAHPGVLRRTLEPLHLLLPSKDPRRDLLKAAIARHLLQTEPCPAGGRTDPSRPCSCRCQGQPGLSAACCPLRRRWGTLQVEVQRARGLWGDWLSQTDAYVRLRVGAGGRRGRHRHRVHRRHFGHNPVWNVTLHLGQVSLAASDTELTVEVWDSNSFWADALLGSCQVHLSSGHRDHVCSLKHGSLNYSHTLTCGPHLGGDLCQEYMPGR; encoded by the exons ATGGCTGCCCGCTGTTGGTGCCCACCCTTGCTGCTGATCTCCCTGCTGCTGCTGGCCCCTCGCGTGGCCTCCAGCGTGTGCGGGACAGGCACGGCCAAAGAGTGCAATGTGGCGACCCCGATGCCGGGGGTGGAGATGGTGGGCGAGGGCTTTGACGTGGTCCACATGCGTGGGACGGGCACCTGGGTGGTGGATACCCGGTCCTGGCAGCTGCCGGATGGGGGCTGCACACTGTGCCACAACGATCAGCTGGAGGGCAAGCGTCAGCGGCTGCCCCAAGCCGTGAAACACTGGCATTCGGCGACGGACTGTCGGCGTTACCTGTCCGGCCAGACCTTCAATTCCAGCGGGGGAGGTAAGCGC ACCGAATTGCCCGGCGGGAAGGCCTCCAGCGCCGCTACAGTTTCAGCCGCCTGTCCTTCAGCTGCCGCTGTACAAGGCGCGGTTGGGGCCACCAGCCACCACAGCATCCGCACCTGGAGCAGCTCCTGCGCACCCTGCCCGTTACCGTGCACCAGCGAAGCCGACTTCCTCTACAGCAGCTTTCTGCGCACCTTCGGCACCCCCTATGTGGTGGCCGTAGACCTGGGTGGCGCCTACACTGACCTCACCGCCCTCCGCACCTGCCAGATCGCCCTCAACGGGCAAACCCTGGATGAG GTGAAAGACTGCCTGAAGTCGGAGGTGCTGAAGAAGATGACGGGCAAGGTGGACTCTGACACCAAGGTGGACTCTGACACCAAGGGGCCAAACTGCAACCAAGACCGCAGCAAGATGGAGGGCAAGCTGACCTTCCACCAGACCTACAGCGAACGCCTCACGGAGGTGACGGGCGGCAGCCCAGGCAGCATGGACAACCTCTtcaacccctcttcctcctctgaCTCCTTCTACCTCTCCTCCaattcctccctctctacctcctctgattcctccccctcctcctcctcctccatctccaACCCCCCCTCCAAAGACTCCTTACCTTCCTCCAACTTCGTCTTTACTTCCGATGACTCTTCTGACCCAGACTCTCCCTCCAACTCCAAACattcctccatctcctcctcctccaactCCCTACCTTCCTCTGACACCGACTCCTCTTCCCCCGGCGGCTCTTCGGCCTACACCTCCTGGCTAGCCTCGCTGCCCGCGCACCCTGGGGTGCTGCGCCGCACCCTGGAGCCGCTCCACCTGCTCCTGCCCTCCAAAGACCCGCGGCGGGATCTGCTGAAGGCGGCCATCGCCCGCCACCTCCTGCAG ACCGAGCCGTGCCCGGCGGGCGGCCGCACTGACCCGAGTAGGCCCTGCAGCTGCCGTTGCCAGGGGCAACCGGGGTTGAGCGCCGCCTGCTGCCCCCTCCGGCGGCGCTGGGGGACGCTGCAGGTGGAGGTCCAGCGGGCTCGCGGGCTGTGGGGCGACTGGTTGTCGCAGACCGACGCCTATGTGCGCCTGCGCGTGGGGGCCGGCGGGAGGCGGGGCCGACATCGCCACCGGGTCCACCGACGTCATTTCGGACACAACCCCGTGTGGAACGTCACCCTGCACCTGGGCCAGGTGAGTCTGGCCGCCAGCGACACCGAGCTCACCGTCGAGGTGTGGGACAGCAACAGCTTCTGGGCCGACGCGCTGCTCGGCTCGTGCCAGGTGCACCTGTCCTCCGGCCACCGCGACCACGTGTGTAGCCTGAAGCACGGTAGCCTCAACTACTCGCACACCCTCACCTGTGGCCCACACCTGGGCGGCGACCTGTGCCAGGAGTACATGCCCGGCAGATGA